In Paenibacillus sp. FSL R7-0345, a single window of DNA contains:
- a CDS encoding AraC family transcriptional regulator — protein sequence MNASGMMNGKLKNEKMENEKMKDRTIDRINGTQTGNLTGRLLQNLTVRVSHAQLSSKYPGWDRSNETPSFNRLYFIDSGEGKVIINGETHYPHAGHLMIMPAGTTQTSVTYPQNPYVRYYCHFDAQIGEWPLFHNAGKLYICEVADPDAVRAIFNELIDLFQDDSFLSTLRRQASLLQLLAICLEGGGYANFLDDVAHTGDHGKLASVLGYIEEHLPEPMEVEELAGLVHLHPNYFIPYFKKFMGMPPMHYVQYKRMEQAKRQLSGTKFSIGDIAEQVGMDLAHFSKVFKKTTGVSPSAYRSSTR from the coding sequence ATGAACGCTTCCGGCATGATGAACGGAAAGCTGAAGAATGAAAAGATGGAAAATGAAAAGATGAAGGACAGAACCATAGATAGGATAAACGGCACCCAGACAGGCAATCTGACCGGGAGGCTGCTGCAGAACCTGACAGTGAGGGTGTCGCACGCCCAGTTAAGCAGCAAGTATCCGGGGTGGGACCGCAGCAATGAGACCCCCTCGTTTAACCGGCTATATTTTATAGACAGTGGTGAAGGGAAGGTGATCATTAACGGGGAGACACATTATCCGCATGCCGGCCATTTAATGATTATGCCTGCGGGTACAACCCAGACCTCCGTCACTTATCCGCAAAATCCGTATGTCCGCTATTATTGTCATTTTGATGCGCAGATCGGAGAATGGCCTTTATTTCACAATGCGGGCAAGCTTTATATCTGCGAAGTGGCTGATCCGGACGCGGTCCGGGCGATTTTTAATGAGCTGATTGATCTGTTTCAGGATGACAGCTTCCTCTCCACATTGCGCAGGCAGGCGAGTCTGCTTCAGCTGCTGGCGATCTGTCTGGAGGGCGGCGGGTATGCCAACTTTCTGGACGATGTAGCACATACCGGGGATCACGGCAAGCTCGCGAGTGTGCTGGGGTACATTGAGGAGCATCTTCCTGAGCCTATGGAGGTGGAAGAGCTGGCCGGGCTGGTGCATCTTCATCCGAACTATTTTATACCCTACTTCAAGAAGTTTATGGGGATGCCCCCGATGCATTATGTGCAGTACAAACGGATGGAGCAGGCCAAACGCCAGCTGTCAGGCACTAAGTTCAGCATCGGCGATATCGCCGAGCAGGTCGGCATGGACCTGGCCCATTTTTCCAAGGTATTCAAAAAGACAACGGGTGTATCGCCGTCAGCCTACCGCAGCAGTACAAGATAA
- a CDS encoding Gfo/Idh/MocA family oxidoreductase — MNKVRYGIIGVGNMGRAHAFSLLNEVKGAELTAVCDISPERLEWAAEQLPEHVLRFSTAEELFTSGSIDAVLISTPHYDHPPLAIEALKHNLHVLIEKPAGVFTKAVQEMNDAAAQSGRKFGIMYNQRTNPLYRKLRELITSGELGQIRRTNWIITNWYRSQSYYNSGGWRATWAGEGGGVLLNQDPHQLDLWQWTTGMMPKRVRAFCQFGKYRDIEVEDDVTAYVEYENGATGLFITTTGEAPGTNRFEITGDNGKIVVEDGKLTFWRLRTPEPEFNRTYTGGFGQPECWKCEIPVENGDGGSHQGIMRNFTNAILNGEPLIAPGEEGIHGLTLSNAMYLSAWTDNWVDLPIDADLFHEHLMEKVRNSTFQKETGEGKALNVSGTH, encoded by the coding sequence ATGAATAAGGTCCGTTATGGCATTATCGGGGTCGGCAATATGGGCCGGGCCCATGCGTTCAGTCTGTTGAATGAAGTGAAGGGGGCGGAGCTGACCGCTGTCTGCGATATCAGCCCGGAGCGGCTGGAGTGGGCAGCCGAGCAGCTGCCTGAGCATGTACTACGGTTCAGCACAGCGGAAGAGCTGTTTACATCGGGCAGCATTGATGCGGTCCTGATCTCAACGCCGCATTATGATCATCCGCCGCTGGCGATTGAAGCCTTGAAGCATAACTTGCATGTACTGATCGAAAAACCGGCAGGCGTATTTACCAAGGCCGTACAGGAAATGAACGATGCCGCGGCGCAGAGCGGCCGCAAGTTCGGCATCATGTACAACCAGCGGACGAATCCGCTCTACCGGAAGCTGAGGGAGCTGATTACTTCAGGTGAGCTTGGCCAGATCCGCCGGACGAACTGGATCATTACGAACTGGTACCGCTCGCAGAGCTATTATAACTCCGGGGGCTGGCGGGCAACCTGGGCCGGTGAAGGCGGCGGGGTATTGCTGAATCAGGACCCGCATCAGCTTGATCTGTGGCAGTGGACAACAGGCATGATGCCGAAGCGGGTACGGGCTTTTTGCCAGTTCGGCAAGTACCGCGACATTGAGGTGGAAGATGATGTAACGGCTTATGTGGAGTATGAGAACGGGGCGACCGGCCTGTTCATTACTACTACTGGTGAGGCTCCGGGCACGAACCGTTTTGAAATAACCGGAGATAACGGCAAAATCGTTGTCGAAGACGGCAAGCTGACCTTTTGGCGGCTGCGGACTCCGGAGCCTGAATTCAACCGCACCTATACCGGAGGCTTCGGCCAGCCGGAATGCTGGAAATGTGAAATCCCGGTGGAGAATGGTGACGGAGGCAGTCATCAGGGGATTATGCGCAACTTTACCAATGCCATTTTGAATGGCGAGCCGCTGATTGCTCCTGGGGAAGAAGGCATTCACGGGCTGACGTTATCGAACGCAATGTACCTGTCTGCCTGGACAGACAACTGGGTTGACCTGCCGATCGATGCAGACTTATTCCATGAACATCTGATGGAAAAGGTACGAAATTCAACTTTCCAGAAGGAAACTGGCGAAGGTAAAGCACTGAATGTATCGGGGACCCACTAA